The following coding sequences lie in one Salmo salar chromosome ssa13, Ssal_v3.1, whole genome shotgun sequence genomic window:
- the LOC106567221 gene encoding translation initiation factor IF-2 has protein sequence MASMQDGLNFTSPSYGKVLLLGAIAAASAFVVTILIVVLCVGCQRKGKTHNVSSEGGKHRLMDMSILKQSRLRSISKSDGEMNKLNCNGKKSSKKNRPASMDLLLLPSRRSNSDLRSGGRTLPQVPSGTGEEHTYSEVGQRSSPKRGPDNNLYAIVGRAGETDTPAPPAVPANTPAPPDPDGDGLNEPLPEPDPILQAMAPPHPPETTAEYACVRKLLKVDKAVPQKRDSGTDMGEAPVPPPRHAPPSHPAPLPPHPHSVKMPRKNAEAFNLPTFPKEAVFMGNGEQYIWKPPEDDDIIMLQNKPLGPLSPHSGENIQPSTAMAAEMYSKPVKKKRTVPGSPPANIGFRTLGRGDRDRDRDGGFSVVVKPQNWAPQEGKPVGGASATLEDHCYESIGTGEECNPAYEPMEGGGGWKRVGGTERPPNTCATLRPRRKKSQQPLQQQQPPPPPPTQQTPKLQHLPAKALLLPGENLYESIGDMKQGGTATSSTTTIFTFNDGMEMYVTGL, from the exons ATGGCCTCCATGCAGGACGGGCTGAACTTCACGTCTCCTTCCTACGGCaaagtcctgctgctgggtgctATCGCTGCTGCCTCAGCCTTCGTCGTCACCATCCTCATCGTGGTGCTCTGTGTGGGCTGCCAGAG GAAGGGAAAGACACATAATGTCTCCAGTGAAGGTGGGAAACACAGGCTAATGGACATG AGTATACTCAAGCAGTCAAGGCTGCGTTCCATCAGCAAGTCGGACGGTGAGATGAACAAGCTAAACTGCAATGGCAAGA AGTCATCCAAAAAGAACCGTCCGGCCAGCATGGATCTCCTGCTGCTGCCCAGCCGCCGGTCCAACTCTGACCTGCGCTCCGGGGGACGGACGCTACCCCAGGTACCCTCTGGTACGGGAGAGGAGCACACCTACTCTGAGGTAGGTCAACGCTCCTCCCCAAAGCGTGGCCCTGATAACAACCTCTACGCCATAGTGGGCCGGGCTGGAGAGACAGACACCCCAGCCCCTCCGGCCGTCCCAGCCAACACCCCTGCCCCCCCTGACCCAGACGGGGATGGGTTGAATGAACCGCTCCCCGAGCCAGATCCCATCCTCCAGGCTATGGCTCCTCCACACCCCCCGGAGACTACTGCAGAGTACGCCTGCGTCCGGAAGCTCCTGAAGGTGGACAAGGCTGTCCCCCAAAAGAGAGATAGTGGGACGGATATGGGGGAGGCACCGGTGCCGCCTCCTCGCCACGCCCCACCTTCACATCCTGCCCCGCTTCCGCCACACCCTCACAGCGTGAAGATGCCCCGGAAAAACGCGGAGGCCTTCAACCTGCCCACCTTCCCCAAG GAGGCAGTGTTCATGGGTAATGGAGAGCAGTACATATGGAAGCCTCCAGAGGATGATGACATCATCATGCTCCAAAACAAACCCTTAGGCCCTCTGAGTCCTCACAGTGGGGAGAACATACAGCCATCTACTGCTATG GCTGCAGAGATGTACTCCAAACCAGTCAAGAAGAAGAGAACTGTTCCTGGGTCTCCCCCAGCAAACATTGGCTTCCGTACCTTGGGGCGCGGTGACCGGGACCGGGACCGAGACGGAGGGTTCAGTGTGGTGGTCAAGCCCCAGAACTGGGCCCCGCAGGAAGGGAAGCCTGTCGGAGGAGCCTCTGCAACTCTGGAGGACCACTGTTACGAGTCCATCGGGACGGGGGAGGAATGCAACCCTGCCTATGAGCCTATGGAAGGTGGTGGTGGTTGGAAGCGAGTTGGAGGAACCGAACGGCCTCCCAACACCTGCGCCACCCTCAGGCCCAGGAGGAAGAAGTCCCAGCAGCccttgcagcagcagcagcctcccCCGCCACCACCCACACAGCAGACCCCCAAGTTACAGCACCTTCCAGCCAAAGCCCTGCTGCTGCCCGGGGAGAACCTGTACGAGAGTATAGGGGACATGAAGCAGGGCGGAACTGCCACTTCCAGCACCACCACCATCTTCACCTTCAACGACGGCATGGAGATGTATGTCACTGGGCTCTAA
- the LOC106567223 gene encoding sodium/potassium-transporting ATPase subunit beta-1-interacting protein 3 isoform X1 codes for MGCCSGRCMLIFLCTLQVMTALERQAFDFLGYQWAPIMVNFLQIIMVILGLFGTIQYRPRYVVLYLLWTLLWVAWNVFVSCLYLDLGGLSKESDLLSLGISPHRSWWKDNGPGCDDRDLPATRWQSLESPKLIYALGCWLEYQYIEVLHCIIQLLISLLGFVYACYMVSTFTEEEDSFNFIGGVHYPSKPSPLYL; via the exons ATGGGGTGCTGTTCAGGACGTTGTATGCTGATCTTCCTCTGCACTCTCCAAGTG ATGACAGCATTGGAGAGGCAGGCTTTTGACTTCCTTGGGTACCAGTGGGCTCCCATCATGGTCAACTTCCTGCAAATAATCATGGTTATCCTCGGCCTCTTTGGCACCATTCAGTACAGACCACGCTACGTTGTTCTA TACCTGCTGTGGACATTACTGTGGGTGGCCTGGAATGTCTTTGTGAGCTGTCTCTACTTGGACCTGGGAGGCCTTTCCAAG GAGAGCGACCTGCTATCCCTGGGTATATCCCCACACCGTTCATGGTGGAAAGACAACGGGCCAGGCTGTGACGACAGGGACCTTCCTGCCACTAGATGGCAGAGTCTGGAGAGCCCAAAACTCATCTATGCTCTGGGATGCTGGCTGGAATACCAATACATAGAGGTCCTACATTGTATCATACAACTCCTAATCTCT CTCTTGGGATTCGTCTATGCCTGCTATATGGTCAGCACCTTCACTGAGGAGGAGGACAGCT TTAATTTCATTGGTGGGGTCCATTATCCATCTAAACCATCGCCGCTGTATTTATAG
- the LOC106567223 gene encoding sodium/potassium-transporting ATPase subunit beta-1-interacting protein 4 isoform X2, protein MGCCSGRCMLIFLCTLQVYLLWTLLWVAWNVFVSCLYLDLGGLSKESDLLSLGISPHRSWWKDNGPGCDDRDLPATRWQSLESPKLIYALGCWLEYQYIEVLHCIIQLLISLLGFVYACYMVSTFTEEEDSFNFIGGVHYPSKPSPLYL, encoded by the exons ATGGGGTGCTGTTCAGGACGTTGTATGCTGATCTTCCTCTGCACTCTCCAAGTG TACCTGCTGTGGACATTACTGTGGGTGGCCTGGAATGTCTTTGTGAGCTGTCTCTACTTGGACCTGGGAGGCCTTTCCAAG GAGAGCGACCTGCTATCCCTGGGTATATCCCCACACCGTTCATGGTGGAAAGACAACGGGCCAGGCTGTGACGACAGGGACCTTCCTGCCACTAGATGGCAGAGTCTGGAGAGCCCAAAACTCATCTATGCTCTGGGATGCTGGCTGGAATACCAATACATAGAGGTCCTACATTGTATCATACAACTCCTAATCTCT CTCTTGGGATTCGTCTATGCCTGCTATATGGTCAGCACCTTCACTGAGGAGGAGGACAGCT TTAATTTCATTGGTGGGGTCCATTATCCATCTAAACCATCGCCGCTGTATTTATAG
- the LOC106567220 gene encoding LOW QUALITY PROTEIN: YTH domain-containing family protein 1 (The sequence of the model RefSeq protein was modified relative to this genomic sequence to represent the inferred CDS: inserted 2 bases in 1 codon; deleted 1 base in 1 codon) yields MSATSIDPQNSKGQDAKVFPVSVQNGSLHQKETVHDNDFEPYLTGQSNQNNSYQSMTDPYLSSYYAPSIGFPYPLSEAPWSTGGDPPIPYLTPYAPLSNGDHHFMHDTVFGQPGGLGSSIYPHRFNFFPENPAFSTWGTSGSQGQQTQSSAYGGSYSYPPSSLGGTLVPDGQTGFHSDTLSKAPGMNSLEQGMLGLKIGGDVSGNGSGVKSVGSVIGGGAVAQAVSTGNGGTPIGMPPPKPTSWAAIASKPAKPQQLKAKPGMPMGGALPPPPIKHNMDIGTWDNKGSISKVAPPLSHHQQQLXTLMAMPTSPMGSPPPPQQSVQSAQSLVQQMTMGPPPLQSYQNHTQPHPPQTRWVAPRNRNPGYGGGSMDSSGSSSVGGGGVPPGSGPGLENHPVLENLRAAHSYNPKEFDWNLKNGRVFIIKSYSEDDIHRSIKYSIWCSTEHGNKRLDSAFRAINAKGPVYLLFSVNGSGHFCGVAEMLSPVDYGTSAGVWAQDKWKGKFDVDWLFVKDVPNSQLRHIRLENNDNKPVTNSRDTQEVPLEKAKQVLKIIATYKHTTSIFDDFSHYEKRQEEEEVVRKTYEPAPIQRGSRLDQERQNRSKPQ; encoded by the exons ATGTCTGCTACAAGTATTGACCCTCAG AATTCAAAAGGACAAGACGCTAAAG TCTTTCCGGTTTCAGTGCAAAATGGCTCACTCCACCAGAAGGAAACTGTACATGATAATGACTTTGAGCCCTATCTCACTGGCCAATCCAATCAG AACAACAGCTACCAATCCATGACTGACCCTTACCTGTCCAGCTACTATGCCCCCTCCATTGGATTCCCCTACCCCCTGAGCGAGGCCCCTTGGTCCACCGGTGGCGACCCCCCGATCCCTTACCTGACCCCCTATGCGCCCCTTAGCAATGGAGACCACCACTTCATGCATGACACCGTTTTTGGCCAGCCTGGAGGGCTTGGCAGCAGCATCTACCCACATAGGTTTAACTTTTTCCCTGAGAACCCAGCCTTCTCCACCTGGGGTACCAGTGGGTCTCAAGGCCAGCAGACTCAGAGTTCAGCCTATGGGGGCAGCTACAGCTACCCTCCCAGCTCCCTGGGGGGCACACTAGTCCCTGATGGTCAGACAGGGTTCCACAGTGACACTCTGAGCAAGGCACCAGGCATGAACAGCCTGGAGCAGGGGATGCTGGGGCTGAAGATAGGTGGGGATGTGTCGGGCAATGGCTCAGGCGTGAAGAGTGTGGGCTCTGTGATCGGAGGTGGTGCTGTGGCTCAGGCTGTTTCTACAGGCAATGGTGGAACACCAATTGGCATGCCCCCTCCTAAGCCCACGTCCTGGGCTGCTATCGCCAGCAAACCAGCCAAGCCACAGCAGCTGAAGGCCAAGCCAGGCATGCCCATGGGGGGAGCCCTGCCACCACCACCCATCAAACACAACATGGACATTGGGACATGGGATAACAAAGGGTCTATAAGCAAAGTGGCCCCTCCACTGtcccaccaccagcagcagct CACTCTCATGGCCATGCCCACCTCCCCCATGggctccccccctccccctcagcAGTCCGTTCAATCTGCCCAGTCCCTTGTGCAGCAGATGACCATGGGCCCGCCCCCCCTGCAGTCATACCAGAACCAC ACTCAGCCCCACCCCCCTCAGACCCGCTGGGTTGCTCCACGCAACCGTAACCCGGGCTACGGTGGAGGCAGCATGGACAGCAGCGGTTCCTCTAGTGTTGGGGGTGGAGGTGTGCCTCCAGGTTCTGGCCCAGGTCTAGAGAACCACCCTGTTCTGGAGAATCTGCGGGCTGCCCACAGCTACAACCCTAAGGAGTTTGACTGGAACCTGAAGAACGGCCGCGTGTTCATCATCAAGAGCTACTCTGAGGACGACATCCACCGCTCCATCAAGTACTCCATCTGGTGCAGCACAGAGCACGGTAACAAGCGTCTGGACTCAGCCTTCCGTGCCATCAATGCCAAAGGCCCTGTCTATTTGCTGTTCAGCGTCAATGGCAGCGGCCACTTCTGTGGCGTGGCAGAGATGCTCTCGCCCGTGGACTACGGCACCAGTGCTGGCGTTTGGGCGCAGGACAAGTGGAAAGGCAAGTTTGACGTGGACTGGCTGTTTGTGAAAGACGTGCCTAATAGCCAGCTGAGGCACATCAGGCTGGAAAACAACGACAACAAGCCGGTGACCAACTCTAGGGACACACAAGAGGTCCCTCTAGAGAAGGCTAAGCAGGTGCTCAAGATCATCGCCACTTACAAACACACCACCTCCATCTTTGATGACTTCTCCCACTATGAGAAGAgacaggaagaagaggaggttgtcAGAAAG